A stretch of the Duncaniella dubosii genome encodes the following:
- a CDS encoding DUF4980 domain-containing protein: MKKISNIMMTLVTVATAMTGNQNAIAGNGVEVEHLGTNNTLVRVTSDGKYLILPVQESNEEAAVNVLVDGRLDKTLSVRLAKSKVDYTVPLNIEKYKGKELLLNVVTSQNRSSVREAKEDACWSNFVVSDTFDVSNREKFRPAYHHTPIYGWMNDPNGMFYKDGVWHLCYQWNPYGSKWQNLSWGHSTSPDLIHWTRMDDAVIEPDGLGLIFSGSSAIDKENSAGFGKDAIVAMYTSAAASQIQSLAWSDDDGMTFNKYPGNPVLTLNSEARDPNMFWNPDTKEWTLVLAHALDHEMLIFTSPDMKEWTLQSRFGRGLGAQDGVWECPDLFELPVEGTDEKKWVLLCNLNPGGPFGGSATQYFIGDFDGKTFVSDTDASGNVPTKWLDFGKDHYATVSFSDAPDGRRTVIGWMSNWQYAPEVPTMQFRSANTLPREIGLFRGADGEIYASSTPSPELEALRDRLTLDVKSKKIGKKPVSFRLPSENDGVCEILADVNPGNAAKVNLELSNSKGEKVDMIYDVNARTLSFDRRESGIVDFSQDFPSVTVSPTFGDGKKISLRIFIDRSSIEVFGNNGRFVMTNLVFPNEPYSALSVKSENGTAKLSDLRIYSIK, translated from the coding sequence ATGAAAAAAATTTCCAATATCATGATGACTCTGGTTACTGTGGCAACCGCCATGACCGGGAACCAGAATGCAATTGCAGGAAACGGAGTGGAAGTCGAGCATCTCGGCACAAACAATACTTTGGTACGGGTTACATCCGATGGAAAGTATCTTATACTTCCTGTTCAGGAATCCAACGAAGAAGCTGCTGTCAATGTACTCGTAGATGGCCGGCTCGATAAAACACTGAGTGTCCGTCTTGCAAAATCAAAGGTGGATTATACTGTTCCTCTGAATATTGAAAAGTACAAAGGAAAGGAACTCCTTTTAAATGTAGTGACTTCTCAGAACCGTTCGTCTGTCCGTGAAGCGAAGGAAGACGCATGCTGGAGCAATTTTGTAGTCTCCGATACTTTTGATGTCTCAAATCGTGAGAAATTTCGTCCGGCATATCATCACACTCCTATATACGGCTGGATGAACGATCCTAACGGAATGTTTTACAAAGATGGCGTGTGGCATCTGTGCTACCAGTGGAATCCCTATGGTTCAAAATGGCAGAATCTTTCGTGGGGACATTCGACAAGCCCTGACCTGATTCATTGGACCCGGATGGACGATGCAGTTATCGAGCCTGACGGCCTCGGCCTGATTTTCAGCGGTAGTTCCGCTATTGACAAGGAAAACAGTGCCGGATTCGGTAAAGATGCCATAGTAGCCATGTATACCTCGGCTGCCGCCAGTCAGATTCAAAGTCTTGCATGGAGCGATGACGATGGCATGACATTCAATAAATATCCGGGCAATCCTGTCCTTACGCTCAATAGCGAGGCTCGTGACCCGAATATGTTCTGGAATCCCGACACGAAAGAATGGACTTTAGTGCTCGCACATGCGCTTGACCATGAAATGCTGATTTTTACATCTCCCGACATGAAAGAATGGACTTTGCAGAGTCGCTTTGGACGTGGACTTGGTGCGCAGGACGGTGTATGGGAATGTCCCGACCTGTTTGAACTTCCGGTAGAGGGTACAGATGAGAAGAAATGGGTGTTGCTCTGCAACCTTAATCCCGGCGGTCCCTTCGGCGGAAGTGCCACACAGTACTTTATCGGTGATTTTGACGGCAAAACATTTGTATCTGATACGGATGCGTCGGGCAATGTACCTACAAAATGGCTCGATTTCGGCAAGGATCACTATGCTACTGTAAGCTTTAGCGATGCTCCCGATGGCCGTCGGACAGTGATAGGCTGGATGAGCAACTGGCAGTATGCCCCCGAAGTACCTACCATGCAGTTCAGAAGTGCGAATACCCTCCCGCGCGAAATCGGACTTTTTCGTGGAGCTGATGGCGAGATTTATGCCTCTTCAACACCTTCGCCCGAACTTGAGGCGCTTCGCGACAGACTTACACTTGATGTAAAGTCAAAAAAGATAGGGAAGAAGCCTGTATCGTTCCGTTTGCCTTCAGAGAATGATGGCGTCTGCGAAATATTGGCGGATGTCAATCCGGGCAACGCAGCTAAAGTCAATCTCGAACTCTCGAACAGCAAGGGTGAAAAAGTGGATATGATTTATGATGTCAATGCTCGGACATTGTCGTTTGACCGTCGTGAAAGCGGAATCGTTGATTTCAGTCAGGATTTTCCTTCTGTTACGGTGTCGCCCACTTTTGGTGACGGCAAAAAGATAAGCCTCCGTATTTTCATTGACCGTTCAAGTATTGAAGTCTTTGGCAACAACGGACGTTTCGTGATGACGAACCTTGTTTTCCCTAATGAACCATATTCCGCCTTATCTGTAAAGTCGGAAAACGGTACAGCTAAACTATCCGATTTGCGGATTTATTCAATTAAGTAA
- a CDS encoding MFS transporter → MEVTQPLATDKKSTLLQIAPVMLCFFAMGFVDLVGTASNYVQKDLGLTDSQANLFPSLVFFWFLIFSVPTGMLMNRIGRKKTVLLSLVVTAASLIVPIADDGYMTMLISFSLLGIGNAIMQTSLNPLVTNLISGDKLASTLTFGQFVKAIASFLAPILAAWGATTFLPTFGLGWRALFVIYAVICFLSISALGATPIEEERPDKASGVGECLRLLGRPFVLLCFLGIICHVGIDVGTNTTAPKIIMERMGLPLEEAGFATGIYFIFRTVGSFAGAFILRSVSSKLFFGLSVVMMLVAMVMLAVCDTITPIYVALALIGFGNSNIFPIVFSQALISSPKEKNEVSGLMIMGLFGGTVFPLAMGYAADAVGQIGAVAVMAVGVIYLLYYTIKIKTIK, encoded by the coding sequence ATGGAAGTTACTCAACCTTTAGCTACCGATAAAAAAAGCACTCTGTTGCAGATTGCCCCTGTGATGTTATGCTTTTTCGCGATGGGATTTGTGGATCTTGTCGGAACTGCCTCAAACTACGTGCAGAAAGACCTCGGACTTACTGATTCGCAAGCCAACCTGTTTCCCTCGCTTGTATTTTTCTGGTTCCTGATATTCTCTGTGCCGACCGGCATGCTGATGAATAGGATCGGACGTAAGAAGACCGTGCTGTTGAGCCTCGTTGTTACTGCGGCATCTCTGATAGTCCCCATTGCGGATGACGGTTATATGACAATGCTTATCTCGTTCTCTCTGCTCGGCATCGGTAATGCCATCATGCAGACTTCTCTGAATCCCCTCGTCACCAACCTGATCAGTGGCGATAAACTTGCTTCGACTTTGACTTTCGGACAGTTCGTAAAGGCTATCGCGTCGTTTCTTGCCCCGATACTTGCCGCATGGGGCGCTACGACTTTCCTTCCGACTTTCGGCCTTGGATGGCGCGCGCTGTTTGTGATTTACGCAGTGATTTGTTTCCTCTCCATTTCGGCTCTCGGAGCTACTCCTATCGAGGAGGAGCGTCCCGACAAGGCTTCCGGTGTAGGGGAGTGTCTGAGACTTCTTGGCCGTCCATTTGTGTTGCTGTGTTTCCTTGGCATAATATGCCATGTCGGAATTGATGTCGGCACCAATACAACTGCTCCGAAGATTATCATGGAGCGCATGGGGCTTCCTCTGGAAGAAGCCGGTTTTGCAACAGGTATCTATTTCATATTCCGTACTGTCGGTTCGTTTGCCGGCGCATTCATCCTTCGTTCGGTCTCATCGAAACTTTTCTTCGGCCTAAGTGTTGTAATGATGCTTGTGGCAATGGTGATGCTTGCCGTCTGTGATACTATTACCCCGATTTATGTGGCTCTTGCTCTTATCGGATTTGGTAATTCCAATATTTTCCCGATAGTATTTTCTCAAGCTCTTATAAGTTCTCCCAAAGAGAAGAATGAGGTTTCCGGACTTATGATTATGGGCCTTTTCGGTGGCACTGTGTTCCCTCTTGCTATGGGATATGCTGCAGATGCTGTCGGCCAGATCGGTGCTGTAGCTGTCATGGCTGTCGGTGTAATCTACCTGCTTTACTATACAATTAAGATTAAAACCATTAAATAA
- a CDS encoding carbohydrate kinase family protein, whose protein sequence is MKDYVVGMGEALWDVLPEGKKIGGAPANFAYHVSQFGLPSCVVSAVGDDALGKEILENFTSKGLNQLIETVPYPTGTVQVEIDQAGIPQYEIKENVAWDNIPYTNRLEELAKKTKAVCFGSLAQRNVVSRNTINRFLDVMPKTDDSLVVFDVNLRQGFYNKEILCSSMERCNILKINDEELVTVSRMFGYPGIDLQDKCWILLGKYNLKMLILTCGINGSYVFTPGNVSFQPTPKVEVADTVGAGDSFTAAFISSILKGKSVADAHALAVQTSAFVCTRQGAMPILPAEFTA, encoded by the coding sequence ATGAAAGACTATGTAGTCGGAATGGGAGAGGCTCTGTGGGATGTTCTCCCCGAGGGAAAGAAGATCGGTGGCGCTCCTGCCAATTTTGCATATCACGTGTCGCAGTTCGGGCTTCCCAGCTGTGTGGTAAGTGCGGTCGGCGATGACGCTCTTGGAAAAGAAATCCTTGAAAATTTCACTTCAAAAGGTCTGAATCAGTTGATAGAGACAGTCCCTTATCCGACAGGTACTGTACAGGTTGAAATCGATCAGGCCGGAATACCCCAGTATGAGATAAAAGAAAACGTGGCATGGGATAATATTCCTTATACCAACCGCCTCGAAGAACTTGCAAAAAAGACAAAGGCTGTATGCTTCGGTTCTCTTGCTCAGCGCAATGTAGTATCGCGCAACACGATAAACCGTTTCCTTGACGTAATGCCGAAGACGGATGACAGTCTTGTCGTGTTTGATGTCAATCTTCGTCAGGGTTTCTACAACAAAGAAATTCTGTGCAGTTCGATGGAGCGATGCAATATTCTCAAGATAAATGATGAGGAACTTGTGACAGTCAGCCGAATGTTCGGATATCCCGGAATCGACCTTCAGGATAAATGCTGGATTCTGCTTGGAAAATATAATCTCAAGATGCTGATTCTTACCTGTGGCATAAACGGAAGCTATGTTTTCACTCCGGGAAATGTATCGTTTCAGCCGACCCCTAAAGTGGAAGTCGCTGATACGGTCGGAGCAGGCGACTCCTTCACTGCGGCCTTTATCTCAAGCATCCTTAAAGGCAAATCCGTCGCTGATGCACACGCTCTTGCCGTCCAGACCTCCGCATTCGTGTGTACACGACAAGGTGCTATGCCAATCCTCCCCGCTGAATTTACTGCATGA
- a CDS encoding AAA family ATPase: MCSAYWNNQESILKAANYCNEWREKCLAERKSHIFETVMSATDKIDYILRTKQAGFFIRLFFVSTESPSINAKRVANRVLNGGHDVPIPKIISRYEKSIANCIALAPYVDRLYVYDNSIEDAEARLLFRLSEGELVKRYVEELPDWASTILPR; the protein is encoded by the coding sequence ATGTGTTCGGCGTATTGGAATAATCAGGAGTCTATTCTGAAAGCCGCAAACTATTGCAACGAATGGAGGGAAAAATGTCTTGCTGAACGCAAGAGCCATATCTTTGAGACTGTGATGTCAGCCACCGACAAAATCGATTATATTCTCAGAACGAAGCAAGCCGGATTCTTCATCCGTCTCTTCTTTGTCTCCACCGAATCCCCCTCTATAAATGCTAAGCGAGTCGCTAACCGCGTGCTAAATGGCGGTCATGATGTGCCTATTCCCAAAATCATATCCCGCTACGAAAAGTCCATCGCAAACTGTATAGCCTTGGCTCCATATGTCGATAGGCTATATGTCTATGACAATTCAATTGAGGATGCGGAAGCGAGGCTTCTCTTCCGACTGAGCGAAGGAGAGCTTGTGAAACGCTATGTTGAGGAGCTTCCCGACTGGGCTTCAACTATCCTTCCGAGATAG
- a CDS encoding zeta toxin family protein, translated as MAASKHRPVLIVIAGPNGSGKTSVTSKILHHEWIEDSEYINPDNVARDVFGVLE; from the coding sequence ATGGCTGCAAGTAAACATCGTCCTGTTCTTATTGTTATTGCCGGACCCAACGGGTCGGGTAAAACATCTGTGACCTCCAAAATTCTCCACCATGAATGGATAGAAGATTCGGAATACATCAATCCCGACAATGTTGCCCGCGATGTGTTCGGCGTATTGGAATAA
- the asnA gene encoding aspartate--ammonia ligase, translating into MPLILPKKYHRKLLPETTEVAIKMVKDAFQTTLARELKLRRVTAPLFLLTGTGLNDNLNGVEQAVSFTIDAMGGKTAEVVHSLAKWKRYKLGAYDIAPGYGLYTDMNAIRTFEDLDNIHSLYVDQWDWEKSIRKEDRTLSYLKETVRTIYRTLLEVEQMVFERFPHITPVLPQEITFVHAEELAKRYPDKTPREREAITAKEHGAIFIIGIGAPIDGGEPHDGRSPDYDDWISLNEEGYHGLNGDIILWNPVLEIPFEISSMGIRVSPESLVEQLEIRGCAERAELPFHRMLLEDKLPYSIGGGIGQSRLCMFLLHKAHIGEVQASIWPEDQIRKCAEAGIELL; encoded by the coding sequence ATGCCCCTTATTCTTCCCAAGAAATATCACCGCAAACTCCTCCCTGAAACAACCGAGGTTGCAATCAAGATGGTCAAAGACGCATTTCAGACAACTCTTGCCAGAGAGCTTAAGCTGCGTCGTGTCACCGCCCCGCTCTTCCTTTTGACAGGGACTGGTCTTAACGACAATCTCAACGGAGTTGAACAAGCCGTGTCATTCACCATTGATGCAATGGGCGGGAAAACAGCCGAGGTAGTCCACTCGCTTGCCAAATGGAAACGCTACAAACTCGGCGCATACGACATCGCTCCAGGCTACGGACTATATACCGACATGAATGCGATCCGGACGTTCGAAGACCTCGACAACATCCACTCGCTCTATGTCGACCAGTGGGACTGGGAAAAAAGTATCCGCAAGGAAGACCGCACACTATCCTATCTGAAGGAGACTGTACGCACCATCTACCGCACCCTGCTCGAAGTTGAGCAAATGGTGTTTGAACGCTTTCCACACATCACCCCAGTACTTCCTCAGGAAATCACATTTGTCCATGCCGAAGAACTCGCCAAACGCTATCCCGACAAAACACCTCGCGAGCGCGAAGCAATAACAGCAAAGGAACACGGCGCTATATTTATTATAGGTATAGGCGCGCCAATCGACGGAGGCGAGCCACACGACGGACGCTCTCCCGACTATGACGACTGGATCTCACTCAACGAAGAAGGCTATCACGGACTCAACGGCGACATCATCCTCTGGAATCCCGTGCTTGAAATTCCGTTTGAAATTTCGTCAATGGGTATCCGCGTAAGTCCTGAATCACTCGTCGAACAGCTCGAAATAAGAGGTTGTGCCGAACGCGCCGAACTCCCTTTCCACCGAATGCTACTTGAAGACAAACTGCCCTACTCCATCGGCGGAGGTATCGGCCAGAGCCGTCTCTGTATGTTCCTTCTCCACAAAGCCCATATCGGAGAAGTACAAGCTTCAATATGGCCGGAGGACCAGATCAGGAAGTGTGCGGAAGCAGGAATCGAATTGTTATGA
- a CDS encoding L-threonylcarbamoyladenylate synthase, whose amino-acid sequence MTFEQDINNAVAALRRGGVILYPTDTVWGIGCDATDPTAVRRVFEIKRRADSKALITLVADVADIGRYSAVSPSTVLAIIGRSERPTTVVYPGGCGLAPELLAEDGSVGMRVTGELVSASICRALGKPLVSTSANISGQPATGIYCEISKEIIDAVDYVVEARRDDCSRSMPSRVIKINADGSVITLRP is encoded by the coding sequence ATGACATTTGAGCAAGATATAAACAATGCGGTAGCCGCTTTAAGAAGGGGCGGTGTGATTCTCTATCCGACAGATACGGTGTGGGGCATCGGGTGCGATGCGACTGATCCGACTGCTGTAAGGCGAGTGTTTGAAATTAAGCGCCGTGCTGATTCCAAGGCATTGATCACGCTTGTGGCTGATGTGGCCGATATCGGACGTTATTCAGCAGTCTCCCCGTCAACGGTCTTGGCCATAATAGGTCGATCGGAAAGACCGACGACCGTAGTCTATCCCGGAGGATGCGGCCTTGCACCTGAGCTCCTCGCAGAAGATGGCAGTGTCGGGATGCGTGTCACCGGAGAACTGGTGTCGGCTTCGATATGCCGGGCATTAGGCAAGCCTCTTGTGTCGACTTCGGCAAATATAAGCGGTCAGCCGGCCACAGGGATCTATTGCGAAATATCAAAAGAAATAATTGATGCGGTGGACTATGTGGTTGAAGCTCGCCGCGATGACTGTTCCCGCTCAATGCCATCGCGGGTAATTAAAATTAATGCTGACGGAAGCGTCATCACGCTTCGCCCATAA
- a CDS encoding sugar transferase, producing the protein MNERKMRLVYIFADYISTLVGVMVFTFVRFMLVSDIRACYAEMSAFFGSYGLKLTMSLFPLFMLGLYYLSGFYVNVTNKSRVKEFLSTGMSVAIGAFIFFMVVLLNDVLPRRVMNYEILLVFFVCLFVPVYITRLVLTSLWISRWRGSKLENVVVISGSDTCPANIADIIERSNKCIRSVISVDGQNSDLQAGLSVRRLVTELRDTGATAFVVALPSDDPGLSLRVLGCLYPLDRAIYVSPDDYMLLVSKVPYDNLLSEPLVDISRSSLSDSIVSMKRASDVAGALVGLLLAAPVIGVLALAIKFKSPGPVFYSQERIGYHRKPFKIYKLRTMTVNAESSGPALSSDNDPRVTNVGRFMRKYRLDELPNLWNVLRGDMSLVGPRPEREYFLGQLRLRAPHCALLHQVRPGLTSLGMVKFGYASTVDDMLARMKYDLLYIQNISVSLDLKVIFYTVRTIFRGEGK; encoded by the coding sequence ATGAACGAGCGGAAAATGCGTCTGGTCTATATTTTCGCTGACTATATCTCCACGCTTGTGGGAGTGATGGTCTTCACGTTCGTGCGCTTTATGCTTGTCTCCGACATAAGGGCTTGTTATGCCGAGATGTCGGCTTTTTTCGGTTCATACGGACTCAAGCTTACCATGTCGCTGTTCCCGCTGTTCATGCTTGGGCTTTATTATCTGTCGGGATTTTATGTCAACGTTACAAACAAGTCGCGTGTCAAGGAATTTCTTTCGACTGGAATGAGTGTGGCCATAGGCGCGTTTATCTTTTTTATGGTCGTACTGCTCAACGATGTGCTGCCGCGACGGGTGATGAACTATGAGATTCTGCTTGTGTTTTTCGTCTGCCTGTTTGTCCCCGTCTATATCACACGTCTGGTGCTGACATCATTATGGATTTCGCGTTGGCGAGGCTCTAAGCTTGAAAATGTAGTGGTCATATCAGGCAGTGACACATGTCCTGCCAATATCGCGGATATAATTGAAAGGAGCAACAAGTGCATAAGGTCGGTGATAAGCGTTGACGGGCAAAATTCCGATCTACAAGCCGGACTGTCTGTCCGCAGGCTCGTCACTGAACTGCGCGACACCGGAGCTACGGCTTTCGTCGTGGCGCTTCCTTCTGATGATCCGGGGCTCAGTCTGCGTGTGCTCGGATGTCTCTATCCGCTTGACCGCGCCATCTATGTGAGTCCTGACGATTATATGCTCCTTGTCTCCAAAGTGCCATACGACAATCTTCTATCAGAGCCTTTGGTTGATATATCGCGTTCGTCTCTCTCAGATTCCATCGTGTCGATGAAGCGGGCGAGCGATGTTGCCGGAGCGCTGGTCGGTCTGCTGTTGGCAGCACCGGTGATTGGAGTGCTCGCGTTGGCTATAAAATTTAAATCTCCCGGTCCGGTATTCTATTCGCAGGAACGGATTGGCTATCACAGAAAGCCGTTTAAAATATATAAATTACGGACAATGACGGTCAATGCCGAAAGCAGCGGCCCGGCGCTTTCGAGCGACAATGACCCGCGAGTGACAAACGTAGGACGGTTCATGCGCAAATATCGTCTTGACGAGCTTCCAAACCTGTGGAATGTTCTGCGTGGCGACATGTCGCTTGTCGGACCGCGTCCTGAACGGGAGTATTTTCTCGGTCAGCTTCGACTTCGTGCGCCACACTGTGCGCTCCTCCATCAAGTCAGACCGGGGCTGACATCGCTCGGCATGGTGAAATTTGGCTATGCGTCGACAGTCGATGACATGTTGGCGCGTATGAAATACGATTTGCTTTACATTCAAAACATATCGGTCTCGCTTGACCTCAAGGTGATTTTCTATACCGTCCGGACCATTTTTCGCGGTGAGGGCAAGTAG
- a CDS encoding chloride channel protein, translated as MTKVIGNIGNNLHDAFMALLVWRERHIKEKTFVIILALLVGIVAGIAALVLKTLIHLISTTLTARINIDEGSFLYLIYPLIGILLTMLYVKYIVRDNISHGVTRVLYAISQNKSRLKKHNMYTSVIASSITIGFGGSVGAEGPIVYTGAAIGSNLGRVFRMSPRILMILVGCGAAAGIAGIFKAPIAGMLFTLEVLMLDLTTVSVMPLLIASITAATVAYVFTGYDVEFFFVQSEPFVTARIPFVILLGLFLGFVSLYFTRSMNMMEGVFRRLGKPWKKVIVGGSIVALLVFLFPPLYGEGYTSIIDLLSGNPESIVNSSIFYKDRESVWWILGFIAALVLLKSFATASTNGGGGCGGTFAPSLYVGCMAGFFFAYFINTVFDLDLSTKNFALMGMAGVMSGVMHAPLMGIFLTAELTGGYDLFLPLLIVSAISYGTIKFFEPYSIYTMRLAHEGKLITHHKDKAVLTLLKINNVIETDFVSVQPEMNLKEMVNAISRSSRNLFPVVDAGGSLLGVVLLDEIRNIMFRPDLYKRMYVNQFMSLPPAVIDVSQSMESVMNAFDDTGAWNLPVVENGKYVGFVSKSKIFNSYRRVLRHYSED; from the coding sequence ATGACAAAAGTGATTGGTAACATAGGAAATAATCTGCATGATGCTTTCATGGCGCTGCTCGTTTGGCGCGAGCGTCATATAAAAGAGAAGACATTCGTTATAATTCTTGCTCTTCTGGTCGGAATCGTCGCCGGAATTGCGGCGCTTGTGCTGAAAACCCTTATCCATCTCATCAGCACAACGCTGACCGCGCGCATCAATATCGATGAAGGGAGTTTTCTCTATCTCATATATCCGTTGATAGGTATTCTCCTGACGATGCTGTATGTGAAATACATCGTCCGCGACAATATCTCGCATGGTGTCACGCGTGTGCTTTACGCGATTTCCCAAAACAAGTCGCGTCTGAAGAAGCATAACATGTACACTTCCGTCATAGCCAGTTCCATCACCATCGGTTTTGGTGGATCGGTCGGAGCGGAAGGCCCGATAGTCTACACCGGTGCGGCCATCGGGTCTAATCTTGGACGTGTGTTCCGCATGTCGCCGCGAATACTGATGATTCTTGTCGGATGCGGGGCTGCTGCAGGTATTGCAGGCATATTCAAAGCCCCGATTGCCGGAATGCTCTTCACTCTTGAGGTGCTGATGCTCGACCTGACTACTGTTTCTGTCATGCCATTGCTTATAGCATCGATTACAGCTGCGACTGTGGCATATGTGTTCACGGGCTATGACGTTGAGTTTTTCTTTGTGCAGAGCGAGCCGTTTGTGACAGCCAGAATCCCGTTTGTGATTCTTCTTGGTCTGTTTCTTGGCTTTGTGTCGCTTTATTTCACCCGTTCGATGAACATGATGGAGGGTGTGTTCCGTCGTCTTGGCAAGCCTTGGAAAAAAGTAATTGTAGGTGGCTCGATTGTGGCTCTCCTTGTATTCCTTTTCCCGCCTCTCTATGGGGAAGGCTATACTTCGATTATCGACCTTCTGAGCGGCAATCCTGAGTCAATTGTCAACAGTTCGATTTTCTATAAGGACAGAGAGTCGGTGTGGTGGATTCTCGGATTCATAGCCGCATTGGTGTTGCTGAAATCATTTGCTACGGCATCGACCAACGGTGGCGGTGGCTGTGGCGGCACATTCGCTCCATCGCTCTATGTCGGGTGTATGGCCGGATTTTTCTTTGCCTATTTTATCAATACAGTTTTTGACCTTGATCTTTCGACCAAGAATTTCGCACTTATGGGCATGGCCGGAGTGATGTCGGGTGTGATGCACGCGCCATTGATGGGAATCTTCCTCACGGCTGAACTGACCGGCGGATACGATCTCTTCCTGCCGTTGCTGATTGTCTCGGCCATTTCATATGGCACGATAAAATTCTTCGAGCCTTACAGTATTTATACCATGCGTCTCGCCCATGAGGGAAAACTTATTACCCATCACAAAGATAAGGCAGTGTTGACGCTGTTGAAAATCAACAACGTCATAGAGACCGACTTTGTATCGGTGCAGCCTGAAATGAATCTTAAGGAGATGGTCAATGCCATATCCCGTTCGTCGCGCAATCTGTTTCCTGTGGTTGATGCCGGAGGAAGTCTGCTTGGGGTGGTGCTTCTCGACGAGATACGAAATATAATGTTCCGGCCGGACTTGTATAAGCGTATGTATGTCAATCAGTTCATGTCACTGCCGCCGGCGGTCATAGATGTCAGCCAGAGCATGGAAAGCGTGATGAATGCTTTTGACGATACGGGCGCGTGGAATCTGCCTGTGGTTGAAAACGGGAAATATGTCGGTTTCGTTTCGAAATCGAAGATCTTTAATTCCTATCGTCGCGTCCTGCGTCACTATTCTGAGGATTAG